Proteins from a genomic interval of Tautonia rosea:
- a CDS encoding redox-sensing transcriptional repressor Rex — protein MREPHHDNPSPKPAPKAVVGRLSLYLRQLETFARQGRETISSSQLGKSLGLNDAQVRKDLAYFGQFGQPGLGYRIADLITELRTILGVDRDWPTALVGLGNLGRALLGYKGFRVRRFHIVSLFDNDPKKLGHCIEGLTVKHLDELPQTVASEGLRLAIICVPAESAQRVADQLVAAGIRGLLNFTPTALFVPQDVSVVAVDLSVQLEHLAYSVHNLQSSNREAGDISAAS, from the coding sequence GTGCGGGAGCCTCATCACGACAATCCGTCACCCAAGCCTGCGCCCAAGGCTGTGGTCGGGCGATTGAGCCTTTACCTCCGGCAGCTGGAAACCTTTGCCCGTCAAGGACGAGAAACAATATCGAGCAGTCAACTCGGCAAATCCTTGGGGCTCAATGATGCGCAGGTTCGAAAGGACCTGGCGTATTTCGGCCAGTTTGGGCAACCCGGTTTGGGCTACCGCATTGCTGACCTGATCACTGAACTTCGCACCATACTCGGCGTGGATCGTGACTGGCCGACCGCCCTGGTGGGACTCGGAAATCTGGGTCGAGCCTTACTCGGATATAAAGGGTTCCGGGTTCGACGATTTCATATCGTCTCGCTTTTTGACAATGATCCCAAGAAATTGGGCCATTGCATTGAGGGTTTGACTGTCAAACATCTCGACGAGCTTCCTCAGACCGTTGCATCCGAGGGACTGCGTCTGGCCATTATTTGTGTTCCGGCCGAGTCTGCTCAGCGAGTGGCGGATCAGTTGGTAGCCGCCGGGATCCGGGGCTTGTTAAACTTCACGCCCACGGCACTCTTTGTTCCGCAGGACGTCAGCGTCGTCGCGGTCGACCTGAGTGTTCAACTGGAACATCTGGCCTATTCCGTCCACAACCTGCAATCCTCGAATCGAGAAGCCGGTGACATCTCCGCGGCAAGTTGA